In a single window of the Flavivirga spongiicola genome:
- a CDS encoding lactonase family protein has protein sequence MIFYTGSYTQEGAPANIPKGEGIGCFKLNQETGVIKSLHYTKQRNPSYLVISKDKKYLYAVEEMLESLKPRIFSYKIENQGLLKPINSQELVGDYACHLAIIQDQLVVANYVSGNALSFQILEDGSLAPCNQFIKHVGTGPNKERQESAHVHMVYPFKKDHMFLVDLGLDKAKVYQLIANTKSWKMALGLDLNIEPGSGARHMVLDKTQNYAFILSELTGAVFVLKNEGKKFKQIQKILSVPQNCKEDFGAAAIRLHPSGQFLYTSARGSNTITIFKINEKNKMLSLVAYQATEGKTPRDFNIDPTGEWLIAANQDSGTLVVFKMNKETGLLTKKYKKTVETPVNITWLC, from the coding sequence ATGATATTTTATACGGGAAGTTATACTCAAGAAGGAGCTCCGGCTAATATCCCTAAAGGAGAAGGAATTGGCTGTTTTAAACTAAATCAGGAAACAGGTGTTATAAAATCACTTCATTATACTAAACAGCGAAACCCAAGCTATTTGGTGATTTCTAAGGATAAGAAATATTTATATGCAGTAGAAGAAATGCTTGAAAGTTTAAAGCCTAGAATCTTTTCTTATAAAATCGAGAATCAGGGCTTACTTAAACCTATCAACTCACAAGAATTGGTAGGAGATTATGCTTGTCACTTAGCAATTATTCAAGATCAATTAGTTGTAGCTAATTATGTGTCAGGAAACGCATTGTCATTTCAAATTTTAGAAGATGGGAGTTTGGCTCCATGTAATCAGTTTATTAAACATGTTGGCACAGGTCCTAATAAGGAACGGCAGGAATCAGCACATGTACATATGGTATACCCTTTTAAAAAAGACCATATGTTTTTGGTCGATTTAGGTCTTGACAAAGCCAAAGTTTATCAGTTGATTGCTAATACTAAAAGTTGGAAAATGGCACTTGGATTAGATCTAAATATTGAACCTGGTTCGGGTGCTAGACATATGGTGTTAGACAAAACTCAAAATTATGCATTTATTTTAAGTGAATTAACGGGAGCCGTTTTTGTTTTAAAAAATGAAGGAAAAAAATTTAAGCAAATACAAAAGATTTTATCAGTACCTCAAAACTGTAAAGAAGACTTTGGAGCAGCAGCAATAAGGCTTCATCCTTCTGGACAATTTCTATATACATCAGCTCGTGGTTCAAATACCATTACGATTTTTAAGATTAATGAAAAAAATAAAATGCTTTCGCTTGTAGCTTATCAAGCTACAGAAGGAAAGACGCCTCGCGATTTTAATATAGATCCAACAGGAGAATGGTTAATAGCCGCAAATCAAGATTCAGGTACGTTAGTGGTTTTTAAAATGAATAAAGAAACAGGTCTGTTAACTAAAAAATATAAAAAAACAGTTGAAACACCTGTCAATATAACTTGGCTTTGCTAA
- a CDS encoding glycoside hydrolase family 38 N-terminal domain-containing protein, with the protein MMLRLRYNILIVMCLMVVFNLKAQETFNCDAETYKLLKDLSDSKLAKGNILLFTTTHEDIAWLNSPEFCKIDRDKLWLTPYIDRLKSDPDFKMDIEQSSIVMEYLHRHPEEKENFINFIKEGRICIGGAYVQTYEGMYSGESLARQFYLGRKWMKDNLEGYKTNAYFNNDVPARTMQMPQLAFKAGIDNFIFARHIKGFFYWEAPDGSKVSCYSPGDHYMDFYNLLAKNDNGAVKKMATDAVDWYTLYNNKTTNNTVMPAMLNYEFIWDQKPVENCGPFINKWNKINYIEVDGKKRIKVDLPKFRYATADEFFERAKATTAIKKTIKGERPNTWVYIHGASHQKALKASREGDILMTQAEKFATANALVDGSFTKYPERELKKAWEAKIYPDHGWGGKRGQITDDLFLQKFLFAHQKGTAILNQSIKGIAGKINFKKKKGTPIVVFNSLSWERTDPVNFEINFDPNEAKGISLYTEKEVLLPIQLSNLEYYSNGFLKSAKVHFIAESVPSIGYKTFYLKPGSTKSVDLNVVTNHTFENKFYKVKLGNGGLESIFDKALGKELINTNSFKAGEIFAMHSEGNGAGEFSEVQQPDLSFFDRLATGISDWEIDEQGAVYTSYKMRQKMKEAVIEMKITFYNTTKKIDFNIDVLNWEGVLFREFRMAMPLNMNNGDVTYEVPFGAVTVGKDELKGNAGKHYSTLVKDLHPRAMENWLSASNDDYGVTLSSSVVTTDWIDPTNNKNNQIILQPILLASRKSCHHEGNEYLQTGDHHFSFSLTSHKAGWKNGQRFGKQANERLQVVLDPQSYRETILPESLSFFGTDKDNLIISTVKKAEDDHSTMIRLYDTDGIDTSASISIFKPIRKAQLTTLIEEPIKDLKIKKQQVQLKVGHNAIETLKVQ; encoded by the coding sequence ATGATGCTGAGATTAAGGTATAATATACTGATTGTTATGTGTTTAATGGTTGTGTTTAATTTAAAAGCACAAGAAACTTTTAATTGTGATGCCGAGACTTATAAATTGTTGAAAGATTTATCAGACTCTAAATTAGCAAAAGGAAATATTCTTTTATTTACAACTACTCATGAGGATATTGCCTGGCTTAATTCACCTGAATTTTGTAAGATAGATAGAGATAAATTATGGTTAACACCTTATATAGATAGATTAAAGTCAGATCCTGATTTTAAAATGGATATTGAGCAATCATCTATTGTGATGGAATATTTACATCGACACCCCGAGGAAAAAGAGAATTTTATCAATTTTATTAAAGAAGGACGTATTTGTATTGGAGGAGCCTACGTACAAACCTATGAAGGTATGTATTCGGGCGAGTCACTGGCTAGGCAGTTTTATCTTGGTAGAAAGTGGATGAAAGATAATTTAGAAGGGTACAAGACTAATGCATATTTTAACAATGATGTTCCTGCTAGAACGATGCAAATGCCACAATTAGCTTTTAAGGCTGGAATAGACAATTTTATTTTTGCTAGACATATAAAAGGTTTTTTTTATTGGGAAGCTCCTGATGGCTCAAAAGTGAGTTGTTACAGCCCTGGTGACCATTATATGGACTTTTACAATTTATTGGCTAAAAATGATAATGGAGCTGTAAAAAAAATGGCAACAGATGCTGTAGACTGGTATACATTATATAATAATAAAACTACGAATAATACTGTAATGCCTGCCATGTTAAATTATGAATTTATTTGGGATCAAAAACCAGTAGAAAATTGTGGACCTTTTATTAATAAATGGAATAAAATAAACTATATAGAAGTTGATGGTAAAAAACGCATCAAAGTTGATTTACCTAAATTTAGATATGCCACTGCAGATGAGTTTTTTGAAAGAGCAAAAGCAACCACTGCTATAAAAAAGACGATTAAAGGAGAGCGTCCTAATACATGGGTATATATTCATGGAGCATCACATCAAAAAGCGTTAAAAGCAAGTCGAGAAGGTGATATCTTGATGACTCAGGCTGAAAAATTTGCTACAGCCAATGCTCTTGTAGATGGCTCTTTTACAAAGTACCCAGAACGTGAATTAAAAAAAGCATGGGAGGCTAAAATATATCCAGATCATGGATGGGGAGGTAAAAGAGGTCAAATAACAGATGATCTATTCTTGCAAAAGTTTCTTTTTGCACATCAAAAGGGAACTGCCATTTTAAACCAATCAATAAAAGGTATCGCAGGAAAGATTAATTTTAAAAAGAAAAAGGGAACCCCCATTGTTGTTTTCAATAGCTTAAGTTGGGAAAGAACAGATCCTGTAAATTTTGAAATAAATTTTGATCCAAATGAAGCAAAAGGTATTTCTCTTTATACAGAGAAAGAAGTTTTATTACCAATACAATTATCCAATTTAGAATATTATTCTAATGGTTTTTTAAAATCTGCAAAGGTCCATTTTATAGCTGAAAGTGTTCCGTCAATTGGGTATAAAACGTTTTACCTTAAACCTGGTTCTACCAAAAGCGTTGATTTAAACGTCGTAACCAATCATACTTTCGAAAATAAGTTTTATAAGGTGAAACTGGGTAACGGAGGATTGGAAAGCATTTTTGATAAAGCATTAGGAAAAGAATTAATAAACACGAATAGTTTTAAGGCCGGAGAAATTTTTGCGATGCACTCGGAAGGTAATGGTGCTGGCGAATTTTCAGAGGTGCAACAACCAGATTTAAGTTTTTTTGATAGACTAGCAACAGGAATTTCAGATTGGGAAATTGATGAGCAAGGAGCCGTTTACACCTCATACAAAATGAGGCAAAAAATGAAGGAAGCAGTTATTGAAATGAAAATAACATTTTACAACACAACTAAAAAAATTGATTTTAATATTGATGTTTTAAACTGGGAAGGAGTACTTTTTAGAGAATTTAGGATGGCAATGCCTTTAAATATGAATAACGGCGACGTGACCTATGAGGTTCCGTTTGGAGCTGTGACAGTTGGTAAAGATGAGTTGAAAGGAAATGCAGGCAAGCATTACAGCACTCTTGTAAAAGATCTTCACCCAAGAGCTATGGAAAACTGGCTATCTGCTAGTAACGATGATTATGGAGTTACATTAAGTTCTAGTGTAGTTACTACTGATTGGATTGATCCAACAAATAACAAAAATAATCAGATAATTTTGCAGCCTATATTGTTAGCTTCAAGAAAAAGTTGTCATCATGAAGGTAATGAGTATTTACAAACTGGAGACCATCATTTTTCATTTAGTTTAACATCTCATAAAGCTGGTTGGAAAAACGGACAACGTTTCGGAAAACAGGCAAATGAAAGATTACAAGTAGTGCTAGATCCACAATCTTATCGTGAAACTATATTGCCTGAGAGTCTTAGCTTTTTTGGAACAGATAAAGATAATTTGATTATTTCAACGGTTAAAAAAGCAGAAGACGATCATAGTACTATGATAAGATTATACGATACCGACGGCATTGATACATCGGCTTCTATTTCAATATTTAAACCTATAAGAAAAGCACAATTAACGACTTTGATTGAAGAACCAATCAAAGATTTAAAAATAAAGAAACAACAAGTACAATTAAAAGTAGGTCACAATGCTATTGAGACTCTTAAAGTTCAATAA
- a CDS encoding SDR family NAD(P)-dependent oxidoreductase has product MQNIDLTGKRALVTGGSQGIGAGICRKLAANGADVFINYYSNKEKAELLVSEIKEKYGVNAWAVYANIAKSKDVAAMFSFVDDKGEGIDILVNNAGMETINHVLEMTEEEWDRVLSINLKGPWLCAQQAGLRMEKTGNGVIINISSIHDVVPRKGLAHYCSSKAGLKMLSKCMSLELVDKNIRVVSVSPGAIYTEMNREEIKKFGIEKFEKWIPSGNIGEVEDVANAVVFLASDMASYIHGADLYIDGGYMNNTIQYDPRPPRVKK; this is encoded by the coding sequence ATGCAAAATATTGATTTAACAGGAAAAAGGGCTTTAGTAACAGGAGGTAGTCAAGGTATTGGAGCAGGGATTTGTAGAAAATTAGCAGCCAATGGGGCCGATGTCTTTATTAATTATTATAGTAATAAAGAAAAGGCAGAGTTGTTAGTTTCTGAAATAAAGGAAAAATATGGCGTAAATGCCTGGGCAGTATATGCAAATATAGCTAAGAGTAAAGATGTAGCAGCTATGTTTTCTTTTGTAGACGATAAAGGGGAAGGTATCGATATTTTAGTTAATAATGCAGGAATGGAAACCATAAATCATGTATTAGAGATGACTGAAGAAGAATGGGATAGAGTATTGAGTATAAACTTAAAAGGACCATGGCTATGTGCGCAACAAGCTGGTTTAAGAATGGAGAAAACAGGTAACGGTGTTATTATTAATATTTCGTCTATTCATGACGTAGTTCCAAGAAAAGGATTGGCTCATTACTGTTCGTCTAAGGCAGGTTTAAAAATGCTTTCAAAGTGTATGTCTCTGGAACTTGTAGACAAAAATATAAGAGTAGTGTCTGTTTCTCCAGGAGCTATTTATACAGAAATGAATCGAGAAGAAATTAAAAAATTTGGTATAGAAAAATTTGAAAAATGGATTCCATCAGGAAACATAGGAGAGGTGGAAGATGTTGCAAATGCAGTTGTGTTTTTGGCTAGTGATATGGCATCTTATATTCATGGTGCAGATTTATATATTGATGGAGGTTATATGAACAATACCATTCAGTATGATCCGAGACCACCTAGAGTTAAAAAGTAA
- a CDS encoding RraA family protein: MTLWNNDNELFEIAKKELFVALVGDILDKMGFQHQFLPPKIKPLQDDFVVIGRAMPVLEVDVFEEISEDTNNPMMKKPFGIMFEALDDLKENEVYVCSGSSPRYALWGGLMSTRAMKLKAAGAVVHGWSRDTNEILNLDFPTFSYGGYAQDQGPRGKVIDYRVPIEIEGVRIHPGDIMYGDRDGVLVVPKAVVKEAFTGAIEKARGEQQVKEALENGMSTVDAFNKFGIM, translated from the coding sequence ATGACACTTTGGAATAATGATAATGAGTTATTTGAGATAGCAAAAAAAGAGCTTTTTGTAGCATTGGTTGGTGATATACTGGATAAAATGGGTTTTCAACATCAATTTTTACCTCCAAAAATAAAACCTCTTCAAGATGATTTTGTGGTTATAGGTAGAGCTATGCCAGTACTGGAAGTCGATGTGTTTGAAGAAATCTCAGAAGACACTAATAATCCAATGATGAAAAAGCCATTTGGGATTATGTTTGAAGCTTTGGATGATCTTAAAGAAAATGAAGTTTATGTATGTTCGGGTTCATCGCCAAGGTATGCCCTTTGGGGGGGATTGATGAGCACCAGAGCTATGAAATTAAAAGCGGCAGGAGCCGTTGTACATGGTTGGTCTAGAGATACCAATGAAATATTAAATCTCGACTTTCCTACATTTTCTTATGGAGGTTATGCTCAAGACCAAGGTCCTAGAGGGAAAGTTATCGATTATCGTGTCCCAATCGAAATTGAAGGTGTAAGAATACATCCAGGAGATATTATGTATGGAGACCGAGACGGTGTTCTTGTTGTACCAAAAGCGGTTGTTAAAGAAGCCTTTACAGGCGCTATTGAAAAAGCAAGAGGAGAACAACAGGTAAAAGAAGCATTAGAGAATGGTATGAGTACTGTAGATGCTTTTAATAAGTTCGGTATTATGTGA
- a CDS encoding mannonate dehydratase yields MKLGFGLYKHMLNTEHYNFAKQCGATHLVIHLVDYFGHNKDNADQPIGGADGWGRAGNANEIWSLEELKAIKKEINDHGLELEAIENFDPAHWHDILLDGPKKKVQIKNLKQLIRNVGKAGIPTFGYNFSLAGVSSRDVEPYARGGAISVGMNGSVDDRPIPNGMVWNMIYDENAPEGTLPRISHEELWQRLQYFLNEIIPVAEEAGVKMAAHPDDPPMPYVRDTPRLVYQPNLYQKLIDIKPSTSNNLEFCLGSIAEMTEGDVYEATDTYSKQDKISYIHFRNVIGKVPDYKEVFVDEGDIDMVKILRILKKNNFDGVLIPDHTPQMTCDAPWYAGMAYAMGYMKSAMMLVEKE; encoded by the coding sequence ATGAAATTAGGATTTGGATTATATAAACATATGCTCAATACCGAGCATTACAATTTTGCCAAACAATGTGGTGCTACCCATTTGGTTATTCATCTGGTAGATTATTTTGGGCATAACAAAGATAACGCAGATCAACCAATTGGAGGTGCTGATGGTTGGGGTAGAGCAGGTAATGCAAATGAAATATGGAGTTTAGAAGAATTAAAAGCTATAAAAAAAGAGATAAACGATCATGGTTTAGAATTAGAAGCCATAGAGAATTTTGATCCAGCACATTGGCACGATATTCTTCTTGACGGCCCAAAAAAGAAAGTTCAAATTAAAAACCTAAAACAATTAATTCGTAATGTAGGAAAAGCAGGTATCCCAACATTCGGATATAATTTTTCGTTAGCAGGTGTATCTTCAAGGGATGTAGAACCATATGCAAGAGGAGGAGCTATATCTGTAGGAATGAATGGAAGTGTAGATGATAGACCAATACCTAATGGAATGGTATGGAACATGATATATGATGAGAATGCACCAGAAGGGACATTGCCTCGAATTAGTCATGAAGAGCTATGGCAGCGACTGCAGTATTTCCTCAATGAAATTATTCCAGTAGCAGAAGAAGCTGGCGTTAAAATGGCAGCACATCCAGACGATCCGCCAATGCCATATGTGAGAGATACGCCACGATTGGTATATCAGCCTAACTTGTATCAGAAATTGATTGATATAAAACCAAGCACATCAAATAATCTTGAATTTTGTTTAGGGTCTATTGCAGAAATGACAGAAGGAGATGTTTACGAAGCTACTGATACATATAGTAAGCAAGATAAAATTTCTTATATCCATTTTAGAAATGTGATTGGGAAAGTACCTGATTATAAAGAAGTTTTTGTAGACGAAGGTGATATAGATATGGTTAAAATATTAAGGATTTTAAAGAAGAATAATTTTGATGGGGTATTAATCCCAGATCATACGCCTCAAATGACATGTGATGCTCCTTGGTATGCTGGGATGGCCTATGCTATGGGCTATATGAAATCGGCTATGATGTTAGTAGAAAAGGAGTGA
- a CDS encoding sugar porter family MFS transporter, with product MKSKTSKYLLGISFVSTIGGFLFGYDTAIISGCNTFLEQQFQLTPSMLGWVVSSALLGTIFGCIVSSMITDRFGRKKALILAAICLTISAIGSMLPPQFLGDLEKAMWFTSDTSSAFSFLIVVRIIGGIGVGITSVVAPIYISELSLPQNRGKMVSLYQFSITLGILLAFLIDWIVLNQAGSAAGVISSEPSGFFNWLFVDELWRGMFGTEIPIALLFLLLLFIVPETPRWLVSKGRYDEAMEIMIKIDGKEHAESQMEEIKEMVEAESGGVKELLQPFLRIPLWIGILLPMFAHLSGIAAIMYFAPNIINESVQSVESAFLGAVLVGVINCAFTFVAIMNIEKFGRRKLLLIGVIGAFISLSGVGVLFAIGSKFVIIPLLMYVASFAFSFGPIVWVIISEIFPTRIRGLAVSLGSFSLMVTGFVITLTNPILIKTVMPSGTFFIYAALTLPAIWFIWKFVPETKGKTLEEIEKFWRIKDK from the coding sequence ATGAAATCTAAAACATCCAAATACCTATTAGGAATAAGTTTTGTGTCAACCATTGGAGGTTTTCTTTTTGGGTATGATACTGCCATTATTTCTGGGTGCAATACTTTTCTAGAACAACAATTTCAATTAACACCATCTATGCTAGGATGGGTCGTTTCTTCGGCACTACTGGGAACCATTTTTGGATGTATTGTTTCCAGTATGATTACCGATCGTTTTGGTAGAAAAAAAGCACTGATTTTGGCAGCTATCTGTTTAACAATTTCAGCTATTGGTTCTATGTTACCACCTCAATTTTTAGGCGATTTAGAAAAAGCCATGTGGTTTACTTCAGATACAAGTTCAGCATTTAGCTTTTTAATTGTTGTTCGTATTATTGGTGGTATTGGTGTTGGGATTACTTCGGTGGTAGCACCTATTTATATTTCAGAATTATCATTACCACAAAATAGAGGAAAAATGGTATCGCTATATCAATTTTCCATAACCTTGGGGATTCTTTTAGCTTTTTTAATTGATTGGATTGTATTAAACCAAGCAGGCAGCGCAGCAGGTGTTATATCTAGTGAGCCTTCAGGTTTTTTTAATTGGTTGTTTGTAGATGAATTGTGGCGAGGTATGTTTGGTACAGAAATACCTATTGCCCTTTTATTTCTACTATTACTTTTTATAGTACCAGAAACTCCAAGATGGTTAGTTTCTAAAGGCAGATATGATGAAGCTATGGAAATTATGATAAAAATTGATGGAAAGGAGCATGCCGAATCACAGATGGAAGAAATAAAAGAAATGGTTGAAGCGGAATCAGGAGGTGTAAAAGAATTGTTACAGCCCTTTTTAAGAATCCCGCTTTGGATAGGAATATTACTGCCTATGTTTGCCCACTTAAGTGGTATAGCTGCCATAATGTATTTTGCTCCAAACATTATCAATGAATCTGTTCAAAGTGTAGAGAGCGCATTCTTAGGGGCCGTTTTAGTAGGTGTCATAAACTGTGCATTCACTTTTGTAGCTATTATGAATATTGAAAAATTTGGTAGAAGAAAGCTGTTATTAATAGGTGTTATAGGAGCATTTATCTCTTTGTCCGGAGTAGGTGTTTTATTTGCCATAGGTTCTAAATTTGTTATTATACCATTATTAATGTACGTGGCAAGTTTTGCTTTTTCATTTGGACCTATTGTTTGGGTTATTATCAGCGAAATTTTCCCCACTCGTATTCGTGGATTGGCTGTATCGTTAGGAAGTTTTTCTCTAATGGTAACAGGTTTTGTAATAACCCTTACCAACCCTATTTTAATAAAAACAGTAATGCCGTCAGGAACATTCTTCATATATGCAGCATTAACATTACCGGCAATTTGGTTTATTTGGAAATTTGTTCCAGAAACCAAAGGAAAGACATTGGAAGAGATTGAAAAATTTTGGAGAATAAAAGATAAGTAA
- a CDS encoding sialate O-acetylesterase has protein sequence MKKKRLRVALIFIVFPLIMFSQHKEANGIRVFYLGGQSNMDGYGNNKDLPKSLDQEFENVFIFHGKPSVVNDSLAGFGKWEKLRPGHGVMFSFDGNKNIMSNWFGVELSFAKKMQALYPNEKIAIIKYSLGGTSIDSIQKVTSWAPDYNGDKDELGINQYDFFLKTMQNAYAISDIDGDGHPDRLIPSGIVWMQGESDALHTNEIALQYYKNLKQLMDLIRAALHNDDLPVVIGKISDSGMNEEGKMWQFGELIQYAQEKYARIDRKASIVRDTKDYGYSDGAHYNSSGYISLGESFANLIYELNKE, from the coding sequence ATGAAAAAAAAGAGGTTAAGAGTAGCATTGATTTTTATTGTTTTTCCCTTAATTATGTTCAGTCAACATAAAGAAGCAAATGGGATTAGAGTTTTCTATTTGGGAGGCCAGTCAAATATGGATGGATACGGTAACAATAAAGATTTACCAAAGTCTTTAGATCAAGAATTTGAAAATGTTTTTATTTTTCATGGCAAACCTAGTGTGGTTAATGATTCATTGGCAGGATTTGGAAAATGGGAAAAATTAAGACCAGGTCATGGTGTCATGTTTTCTTTTGATGGAAATAAAAATATAATGTCTAATTGGTTTGGAGTCGAACTTTCTTTTGCAAAAAAGATGCAGGCTCTTTATCCAAATGAAAAAATAGCCATTATTAAGTATTCACTTGGAGGGACTTCAATTGACAGTATTCAGAAAGTTACATCTTGGGCTCCTGATTATAATGGTGATAAAGACGAATTAGGAATCAATCAGTATGATTTTTTCCTCAAAACTATGCAAAACGCTTATGCAATATCAGATATAGATGGTGATGGCCATCCTGATCGGTTAATTCCCTCGGGAATTGTTTGGATGCAAGGAGAAAGCGATGCCCTTCACACTAATGAAATAGCATTGCAATATTATAAGAATCTTAAGCAGTTAATGGACCTTATTCGTGCGGCATTACACAATGATGATTTACCTGTTGTTATTGGGAAAATATCGGATTCAGGAATGAATGAGGAGGGGAAAATGTGGCAATTTGGTGAGTTAATTCAATATGCACAAGAAAAATATGCAAGAATAGATAGAAAAGCATCAATTGTTAGAGATACCAAAGATTATGGTTATTCAGATGGAGCACATTACAACAGTTCAGGATATATAAGTTTAGGAGAGTCATTTGCTAACCTTATTTATGAGTTAAATAAAGAATAA